The sequence TGACAAGGCAGTGGAGCTGCTCAACTTCATACTTTATTGGCTATACTATCTCACTCATGCATGAACGTTTACTACTTAGTCtgcttttatacatgtacgtccATGACACTTGATTTTGTTCACTTTTACTATGACTTGTGTTCAGTGCAAATTTCtcaataacaataattattgttgtggaTTTCCATGTAAAGTGGTTAAGTGTGCACATAATGCAGCGAAGTATACCATGTatattactgcatgcatggtaaggACCTATTGATGCTCCAACTACTGACTAGGTACGTATAGCATGTCACTATACTTATGGGATGCCAAAAAAGCATTGATATTTTCAAAGTAACTATGCATGTGCCTCTCTTAATTTCTATTTATCAGTATCGATAGCTCTGTTTCGATATACAGAGTGACGTGCTTGCCTCTCTTCCTATTAAAATTTGACCTCCAATTCTAAATCTGACCTATTTAATACACCCGAACTCGTATTTACTATAAATCAGACCTCTTTATCTCTTTCTATCATTAATTCCGAGCAAAGCGACTCAGGCCATGCAAAgccaatttgtagtttctcaacCTTTTGTCATCATTAGAGGCATATGAATTTGTATGGTTTGTTTGTTCAGACCACTCCAATTAAAGTATAGTATGCATGTACTTAAACAAATATTAGAGAGGCAGTGCTATTACTTGCAGAAAAAATAGCTGAGAGAGACTCTTTACAAAAAAAGCTGTCATATAATTGATACTGTCTCACAATACTCTCTTCTACTTGTACAATTATTACTGTAACATCTTAATGATTATCAAATacgtgggggggggggcgtaGTAAGGTCACGAATTTCATTAGACCCCCTGTGCTGGAGACGTGATCTAGTCTACATTCCATTGGTCAATCATTTTGAGATTGACCTCAATACTTATGTAGAGGCTATAAAAGAAAAGATATAATTTATGGGCTCTGATTATAATAGATAAAGATGTGGCACTCAGTTGTTTTCCTGTTGTTATTGATTGGTGGTAAGAACCCTTCTCTTTATCTTTACCATTGTTGTGTATTGATGTATTCATTGTAGTTTATAGGATACTCAGATTTGTAGAGCTATTTGgtatctgcatgtacatagaatGCAACTGACAAGGggcgtataattatggaaagtCTCTTATGCACGTCACACAGGTGTACCGTTCGTGTTGGGTGGTCTGACTCGTGACTACACTGGGACCCCCTGTGCTGGAGATGTGATCTCCCTCACTTGTACAGTGCCTGGGAGTTTGTTGGGATGGGATTTTACTGATCTTAGCAAATTGATCGGGTAACTGCAGCATCTTTCCAACAAGATCAGTACATGGTCGCACTAGTCGTGTTCACGTCCACCAGTATCACCTCCagtttgagtttccctgcggTGGAGGGGGTCACTATTGGTTGTTATGCTCTAGGGCAGCCAATGACCAGGGAAGATCTCATCATACTGACAGCAGGTGAGTTTCTATCACGACATTATTACAGTTCCGTGAACCTCATTACTACAGCTACCCCTTCACCACCAACTGCATTCAGTCACTCAATTCTTAGTAGCTCAGCAGATGGAGTTAGTGTATCTGTTCAGTGGAACCCTCCTGCTGAGACTGatggtagagatgacctcacctacacagtgaccatctcacctccggcccagctctctgctactgtcctcacattcacctctgtcactgtgactgctcaatacaatgtggactacactgtcagtgttgtggctataccaactgtgctgggaacagtacaactACTGAGTATAGATTTAGTATTGGTAAGTTGACAGCTAGCTTGTTTTAAGTTAAGTTTATAAACCATTTTCTATATATTTTGTACATTGCTAACCTTGTAAGTTTTTTGGTTGTGCATATGGATGAAGATTTAATTCATGATCTTCCGCAGCCCCTCTAGTGAACTGCATGGCTCTACTACCGCCGAGGAATGGCACCATCAGTGACCATTCAGTACCAACTATTCCCGGTACACAAGTGACTTTCCAGTGTGATGATGGACTATTCCCTGAGGGAATAATGACTGCTACCTGTCTAGTTACAGGAGAGTGGGACAGGATCCCTGGGAATATTATCTGTAGAATTGATTTTAGTAAGTGACTTTATTACAAATGCAATTTACAAATGCAATGTGTATCTACCATCTTGTGTACCCATGCAGTTTCATGTGTCCTGTGTGCCCCTCCACTCAATGGAATGTTTCTCAACACACAGAACACTAACCTAATCGAAGGCTCAGTCATTGCCTTCCAATGTGATTCTGGGTTCTCACTGGTGGGTGCAGCAACTACTACTTGTAACAACTCTGGTCTATGGGATCCTGACCCGGCTCTCCAGTGTTATACGTATACGCATGAGTAGTATAATAAACTTAGctggtacagtagaacctcgattatccggccctcgattatccggaacctcgattatccggcttggcagttttctttttaatcagattacataattcagaaaatgggcgtgtccctcaaatgcgcatgcgcgttgcagctgttaccatggagacatgcctgcttttcttttgcgcatgcgcagacaatcatgtggcactgctgttcatcaataaagtgggtggatcaaggcgtggtttatctattcgattatccggcatattcacttatccagcctgcttctggaaccaaggtgtccggataatcgaggttctactgtacaatgattatatatataatctaAAGGTTCAAAGTTCATTGTTTTGGGCACTTTAGAGAGGTTTATCTTTTGTTCGGGTTTGAGTAGGAAAGTTTAGGGACGGAAGCcgctcacgaaaaccacgc comes from Halichondria panicea chromosome 7, odHalPani1.1, whole genome shotgun sequence and encodes:
- the LOC135338356 gene encoding uncharacterized protein LOC135338356 — encoded protein: MVALVVFTSTSITSSLSFPAVEGVTIGCYALGQPMTREDLIILTAATPSPPTAFSHSILSSSADGVSVSVQWNPPAETDGRDDLTYTVTISPPAQLSATVLTFTSVTVTAQYNVDYTVSVVAIPTVLGTVQLLSIDLVLPL